GTAGTACTATCATATATTCTTCTAAGGGATTATTGTATGAGTATAGTGAAGGTTACTAGGAAAAGACAGATAACATTGCCTAAGAAAATTTGTGATTCCTTAGGGATTTCTCCCGGTGACTATGTTAGAGTATATATTGATGAAAATGGTAAGATCATTGTCGAAAAGGCGTTTAGTATTGATCAATTAGCTGGATCACTTAATCCAAGCCGCCCACTCGAGAATCTAGCGGAAGACTTAGACGAGGATAGAAAAGTAATAACATTAAAAGAATTGAAAGCGGCGGCTTCTTCTCCAAGGATCTCCCCTGTCTTATAATAGGTAGCAACACTAAAAGAATTGAAAAAAGTCTCTCCATTTATGCCGAAGATCTCCTCCATAGGTTTCGCAGATATAATCTTTATTGCATCATTCTCAACTCTTATAACAACCCTATTCCTTACCGGTTTGGTTAGCCGTAACTTTTTTGCATTTGGTATGTTTGTTATGGCTAGCCTTCCAGCCTTTGGTTTCATTGGCTGGCTTTCGGGGAACGGGTGCTCCTCACATCTTTGAATACTTCTAACTCCGTGTCCTTTTAGGCTTAGCTTACCCCACATATCGGGCGCAGGCTTATGTCTCATCATCAAAAATTATACTAGATAAATATACATAATAGACATTCCCTACGAAGCAGAAACATGCAAATATTACGAAAGTAGCACTACATGTTTCAGCCCCAATGGCTTTACAGATCTCGGCAGGTATAACAATTTGCCCCTTTTTACTTACATGAACCAAATACTCTTTCTTTACTTAAAAATTACTTAAAAATATGTTTTACTTTAAAATCTTAAGCCATGAGACTTTCTATAAATTATTAAAAATTTACATTTAATGCACCTTTAGTAATAAGCGTAAAAACTTCATAATTATTATGATTATTGTTTTAAGTAGTCTTTTCCACTATTATTTGCTGAATTAATGTTTTTAACGTATATGATTATGAGTGAATTCATTATATCAGCTAATTAATCATGATAATTGTTTATTCTTAAAGGGCGTAGAGTTCTTAGTATTTCTCCACTTTGATAAGAATCTGTTATATATTGGATCAATCTATTGCTTTAAGATTTCTTATATGACGTTGAGTTCAATATGTAAAAATTATTATTACAGTTTTAATCTAGAATAAATACCTAGATGAGTAGACCGAGTGTGAGAAAATAGGTTATACCCA
This is a stretch of genomic DNA from Staphylothermus hellenicus DSM 12710. It encodes these proteins:
- a CDS encoding AbrB/MazE/SpoVT family DNA-binding domain-containing protein, with amino-acid sequence MSIVKVTRKRQITLPKKICDSLGISPGDYVRVYIDENGKIIVEKAFSIDQLAGSLNPSRPLENLAEDLDEDRKVITLKELKAAASSPRISPVL